GCACGTATCACCCCGGCCAGACGCCGTACGACCGTTTCCTCACCAAGTGCCGTGAGCTGGGCGACGCGGGCATCCGCTTCAGCGTCGGCGTCGTCGGCTTCCCCGACCATCTCGACCAGGCGCGCCGGCTCCGGGCCGACCTCCCCGACCGGGTGTACCTCTGGGTCAACGCGGCGGAGGGCCGCACCTACTCGGACCCGGAGGCCGCCGACTGGACCTCGATCGACCCCCTGTTCCCGTTCAGCCGGCACCCCCACCGCTCGGCCGGCCTCCCGTGCCGTACGGGCGAATCGGTGATCTCGGTGGACGGCGAAGGCACGGTCCGCCGCTGCCACTTCGTCCCGGCGGAACTGGGCAATCTCTACGACGGCTCCTACCGCCGCGCCCTCGAACCCCGCGCCTGCCCGCTCACCACCTGCGACTGCCACATCGGCTATGTCCACCTGGAGACACTGCCGTTGTACGACGTCTTCGCGGGCGGCGTCCTGGAACGGATACCGCTGAGCGCGTCAACGCGCTGAACTCCGTGGCCCGCACCGGCTCAGTGACGCACCAGCGGCAGCAGGTCCGGGCGTTTGGCGACCGTGTGGTCGCCCGAGGATTCACCGCGCAGGCGGCGGCCGATCCAGGGGACCAGGTATTCGCGCGCCCACTGCATGTCGTCGCGGCGCACTTCCAGCGTGCCGCGCGGCGGCAGGGGCGGCCATGGCTGGTCGGGGTCGGCGGGGGTGTCGAGGCCGAGGACCTGCGCCGCGCGCAGCGCCACCCGGGTGTGGCCCTCGGGTGACAGATGCAGCCGGTCACCGTCCCAAGCGCGCCTGTCCTGCACCGACTTGAGGGACCACAGGTCCAGGACCGGGCAGTCGTAGCGGTCGGCGATGGAGCGGACGTGGGCGGTGAACGTGGCTATCTTGCCGCGCAGATGGCGCAGCACCGGCACGCCCCGGGTGTCGAACCCGGTGGGGACCATGACGGTGCCGACCGCGCTCGTCAGGTCGGCCAGCGCCCGTTCGAAACGTTCCGCGACGTCGTCGGGGTCGCTGCCGGGCCGGATGATGTCGTTGCCACCCGCGCAGAACGTCACGAGATCCGGGGCGAGTTCCTTGGCCCGCGGGATCTGCTCGGCCACGATCTGGTCGAGCAGCCGTCCCCGTACGGCGAGATTGGCGTACCGGAACGATTCGTCCGGTGCCCGGTCGGCGAGCAGTACCGCGAGGCGGTCCGCCCAGCCGACATAGATTCCGCCCGGTCCGGGATCTCCGACGCCCTCGGTGAAACTGTCACCGATGGCCGCGTAAGACCCGAAGGCACCTCTGGTTTCTGTTCTCGAATCGTCAGCCACAGCAGAACATCATTCACCCGGCCATGGGACCTACGCGACCGTAAGAA
The nucleotide sequence above comes from Streptomyces sp. NBC_01716. Encoded proteins:
- a CDS encoding STM4011 family radical SAM protein, coding for MDLTILYRGPLASCDYDCPYCPFAKRRDSTDQLRADRAALTRFTAWVAEQTDDRLSVLFTPWGEGLTRSWYRRALTDLSHLPHVARVAIQTNLSCRTDWLKAADPAKLALWCTYHPGQTPYDRFLTKCRELGDAGIRFSVGVVGFPDHLDQARRLRADLPDRVYLWVNAAEGRTYSDPEAADWTSIDPLFPFSRHPHRSAGLPCRTGESVISVDGEGTVRRCHFVPAELGNLYDGSYRRALEPRACPLTTCDCHIGYVHLETLPLYDVFAGGVLERIPLSASTR
- a CDS encoding SGNH/GDSL hydrolase family protein, whose product is MADDSRTETRGAFGSYAAIGDSFTEGVGDPGPGGIYVGWADRLAVLLADRAPDESFRYANLAVRGRLLDQIVAEQIPRAKELAPDLVTFCAGGNDIIRPGSDPDDVAERFERALADLTSAVGTVMVPTGFDTRGVPVLRHLRGKIATFTAHVRSIADRYDCPVLDLWSLKSVQDRRAWDGDRLHLSPEGHTRVALRAAQVLGLDTPADPDQPWPPLPPRGTLEVRRDDMQWAREYLVPWIGRRLRGESSGDHTVAKRPDLLPLVRH